In one window of Leptospira andrefontaineae DNA:
- a CDS encoding glycosyl hydrolase family 18 protein, which yields MMKYVHLYDEIHPFLYNLEGGRSNTGRILSVWKKDEIDERIRWLRLMSPRTLIIPTIFRWENDFEKVSDVIGLNGNTKVRDLHIQNILKEIDTYGYDGIDIDYEGMTCEKKEVFQEFLILLRDELHKKGKILSVAIHPKTVAEKPSVYPCKGLKSPIQVDFYEAYRGQLTHDYEFLGKVADKVKIMAYELHPRKQGFPGPGPQAPDWWIDKILEYAVARIPNEKLYMAIPTYGYDWALHCQAETKSVYYSRAKWIRDKMAPRKEEPTDVLEIFKTQPKAADWTYLRPYLYRHQGHVYSDPSLWYRMGGCDRVAFYMNRSAFEKKMKILDKYKIRGFSFWQLIEDNDPEINKYLEEKLGPELSEVH from the coding sequence ATGATGAAGTATGTCCATCTTTATGATGAGATCCATCCATTTTTGTATAATTTGGAAGGTGGTCGTAGTAATACAGGCCGAATCCTTTCCGTTTGGAAGAAGGACGAGATAGACGAAAGGATCCGTTGGCTAAGACTAATGTCTCCTAGGACATTGATCATTCCTACAATTTTTCGTTGGGAAAATGATTTCGAAAAAGTTTCCGATGTGATAGGTCTGAATGGAAATACTAAGGTTAGAGATCTTCATATCCAAAATATTCTTAAAGAGATTGATACTTACGGATACGACGGAATCGATATAGACTATGAAGGGATGACTTGCGAGAAGAAGGAAGTATTTCAGGAATTTCTAATACTTCTGCGCGACGAGCTACATAAAAAGGGTAAAATCCTGTCGGTGGCAATTCATCCTAAGACCGTTGCAGAAAAACCTTCCGTCTATCCTTGTAAAGGTTTGAAATCTCCTATCCAAGTGGATTTTTACGAAGCCTATAGAGGGCAATTAACTCATGATTATGAGTTTTTGGGGAAGGTCGCAGATAAGGTCAAAATTATGGCCTATGAATTACATCCTCGTAAACAAGGTTTTCCAGGACCTGGACCTCAGGCACCGGATTGGTGGATTGATAAAATTTTAGAATATGCTGTCGCTCGTATTCCTAACGAAAAGTTATATATGGCAATTCCGACTTATGGATACGATTGGGCATTACATTGCCAAGCTGAAACAAAATCAGTCTATTATTCCAGGGCGAAATGGATCCGAGACAAAATGGCTCCCAGAAAAGAAGAGCCTACAGACGTATTAGAAATATTTAAAACACAACCTAAGGCGGCGGATTGGACTTATCTTAGGCCTTACTTATACAGACACCAAGGTCATGTCTATTCGGATCCTTCTCTCTGGTATAGAATGGGTGGCTGCGACCGTGTGGCATTCTATATGAACAGAAGTGCTTTCGAGAAGAAAATGAAAATACTGGACAAGTATAAGATCCGTGGATTTTCTTTCTGGCAATTAATAGAAGATAACGATCCTGAGATCAATAAATATCTGGAAGAAAAATTAGGCCCTGAACTTTCGGAAGTACATTAA
- a CDS encoding acyl-CoA dehydrogenase family protein, translated as MDFSLSSDEQEFTESFRNFCKKEIHPFAEEADKTKELPRSHYLKLGEAGYLGLLHEEEFGGQGAGVFLSTLAMEIISEFCGSTFFSAGASAGLFGLPIKHFGTPEQKKKYLPDIISGKTIGSLGVTEPDGGSDVSGLSSLAKKSGRDRYLLSGQKTFITNAPNADYCLVLARTQDESGKEKGLTHFIVDLKSKGISRSAAMDKMGLKASPTGALFFEDVEVPEENILGKLGKGFRQTMQTFNAERLSLAAYSLGVMKACLDESKSFSASRKSFGKSIYQHQGVAFMLAEIYSKYEAAKWLTYNTAWEMEKIESEGKPSMSLSGKCAACKLFATTAAREVTNLAVQIHGGAGYMDEYKVSRLYRDTRLGEIGGGTSEIQKLIISGSIMKES; from the coding sequence ATGGATTTTAGCCTAAGTTCAGATGAACAAGAGTTCACAGAATCATTTCGTAATTTTTGCAAAAAGGAGATCCATCCTTTTGCAGAAGAAGCGGATAAAACGAAGGAACTTCCCAGATCCCATTATTTAAAACTGGGAGAAGCAGGCTACCTAGGTCTTCTGCATGAAGAAGAATTCGGCGGGCAAGGTGCAGGAGTTTTCTTGAGCACTTTGGCGATGGAGATCATTTCAGAATTTTGCGGTTCTACTTTTTTCAGTGCCGGGGCTTCTGCAGGTCTATTCGGACTTCCTATCAAACATTTCGGAACCCCTGAACAAAAGAAAAAATATCTGCCCGATATTATCTCCGGCAAAACAATCGGCTCCTTAGGAGTTACGGAGCCTGATGGAGGCTCCGACGTTTCAGGACTTTCTTCTCTTGCTAAAAAATCAGGAAGAGACCGTTATCTTCTCTCTGGTCAAAAAACTTTTATAACGAATGCACCCAATGCAGACTATTGTTTGGTACTTGCAAGGACCCAAGATGAGTCTGGAAAAGAAAAAGGACTCACTCATTTTATAGTAGATCTGAAATCCAAAGGTATCTCCAGATCAGCCGCCATGGACAAGATGGGGTTAAAAGCATCCCCTACCGGAGCATTATTTTTCGAAGACGTAGAAGTCCCGGAAGAAAATATCTTAGGCAAATTAGGAAAAGGTTTCAGACAAACAATGCAAACCTTTAATGCAGAAAGACTTTCTTTAGCCGCCTATTCCTTGGGAGTTATGAAAGCTTGTTTAGATGAATCTAAATCTTTCTCTGCTTCCCGCAAAAGTTTCGGCAAATCCATTTACCAACATCAGGGTGTTGCGTTCATGCTCGCAGAAATTTATTCCAAATACGAAGCAGCAAAATGGCTTACTTATAATACCGCTTGGGAAATGGAAAAAATAGAATCGGAAGGAAAGCCGAGCATGAGTCTTTCCGGAAAATGTGCCGCATGTAAATTATTTGCAACTACTGCAGCGAGAGAAGTTACAAATCTCGCGGTCCAGATCCATGGAGGCGCAGGTTATATGGACGAGTATAAAGTTTCTCGCCTCTACAGAGATACTCGATTAGGAGAGATAGGCGGAGGAACAAGCGAGATCCAGAAATTGATCATCTCCGGAAGTATCATGAAAGAATCTTAA
- a CDS encoding crotonase/enoyl-CoA hydratase family protein encodes MKSYTYIQIEKKGPVFCIALNRPDARNAMNTQMIMELSDALTVYEDDPSSRCAVLYANGLHFTFGLELEDVAKSIIEQGRNFFQKGNINPWDTGGTGRVRKKPLITAVHGFCLTLGIELMLASDIALAAEKTVFAQMEVQRGILPFGGATIRFVRTSGWGNAMKYILTGDTFDASEAYRIGIVQEVLPKKELITRAIELAEKICAQAPKAVDAVLANARKAIEVGDLEAIDDLVPLVTDCLKSEDGQEGIRSLLEKRTAVFKGK; translated from the coding sequence ATGAAATCGTATACTTATATTCAAATCGAAAAGAAAGGTCCTGTGTTTTGTATCGCACTCAATCGTCCTGATGCCAGAAACGCGATGAATACACAAATGATCATGGAGTTAAGCGATGCTCTTACTGTTTATGAAGATGATCCTAGTTCCAGATGTGCAGTTCTTTATGCAAACGGGCTTCATTTCACTTTCGGCTTAGAATTGGAAGACGTTGCTAAATCAATCATCGAACAAGGCAGAAATTTTTTCCAAAAAGGAAATATCAATCCTTGGGATACGGGAGGAACAGGAAGAGTTCGTAAAAAACCTTTGATCACTGCTGTCCATGGATTTTGCCTAACTTTAGGAATTGAATTGATGTTAGCATCCGACATTGCACTCGCAGCAGAAAAAACCGTATTCGCTCAAATGGAAGTACAAAGAGGGATCTTACCTTTCGGGGGAGCAACAATACGATTTGTAAGAACTTCCGGCTGGGGAAATGCAATGAAATATATCCTAACAGGAGATACTTTCGATGCTTCGGAAGCATATAGAATAGGGATCGTGCAAGAAGTTTTGCCTAAAAAAGAATTAATCACAAGAGCAATAGAACTTGCTGAAAAAATTTGCGCCCAGGCTCCTAAGGCAGTTGATGCAGTTTTAGCAAACGCAAGAAAGGCAATCGAAGTCGGAGATCTGGAAGCAATTGATGACCTAGTACCGTTGGTGACAGACTGCTTAAAGTCAGAAGACGGACAAGAAGGCATCCGCTCCTTACTCGAAAAAAGGACCGCGGTTTTCAAAGGAAAATAG
- a CDS encoding helix-turn-helix domain-containing protein, with protein MPNLPILFPEQVSQSPVFWILVSFAIFGTYLGALLCIGQNILERKTALNRLLSLLFVALGLLQGTCLFYVFGLSSSYPWIVLLHIPVLGSIGPILYGIHKIIQNSEFEKSTLGLSPKHSILPGIIWILYFLSFIPDTDRIREGISTFSITRSAFDLAFLVPLLVLAAYIAGLLRGSRILFKPNVLKEEWTARVLLYIILATIANHSVGAFFLMDKNPLFLLVSASMMGLSLCVSYLIGRRYPAYFQNLQEVARVTFQKYSRSLLQGMDLTTLRENLLKVMEVEKLYKDEDLSLASLADELGLSSHQLSELINQEMGKNFSAFVNEYRIREACELLTKNKDSSILDIAYEVGFRSKTSFHRAFQKEVGVPPSEYREKNP; from the coding sequence ATGCCTAATCTTCCGATTTTATTCCCGGAACAAGTTTCTCAATCTCCGGTTTTCTGGATTTTAGTTTCATTTGCGATTTTCGGAACGTATCTCGGGGCCTTATTATGTATAGGGCAGAATATTTTAGAAAGAAAAACCGCTCTTAACCGTTTGCTTTCTTTATTGTTCGTAGCCTTGGGTTTACTCCAAGGCACTTGTTTATTTTACGTATTCGGACTTTCTTCTTCTTATCCTTGGATTGTACTTCTTCATATTCCTGTTTTGGGCTCCATAGGTCCGATTCTATATGGCATTCATAAGATCATTCAAAATTCAGAATTCGAAAAATCAACATTGGGTTTAAGTCCTAAACATTCCATTTTGCCTGGGATCATTTGGATTTTATATTTTTTAAGTTTTATACCGGATACGGATAGAATACGAGAAGGTATTAGCACATTCTCCATAACAAGAAGTGCATTCGATCTGGCTTTTCTGGTCCCATTGCTCGTACTCGCAGCCTATATCGCCGGATTATTAAGAGGGAGCAGAATATTATTTAAACCGAATGTTTTGAAGGAAGAATGGACTGCAAGAGTTCTTCTATATATCATTCTTGCGACAATCGCAAACCATTCCGTAGGTGCGTTTTTCCTAATGGATAAGAATCCACTCTTTCTGTTGGTAAGTGCTTCTATGATGGGATTGAGTCTTTGTGTTTCTTATTTGATTGGTAGAAGATATCCTGCTTATTTCCAAAACCTGCAAGAGGTCGCAAGAGTTACCTTCCAAAAATACTCACGTTCCTTACTTCAAGGAATGGATCTAACAACGCTTAGGGAAAATTTACTAAAAGTGATGGAAGTCGAAAAACTATATAAAGACGAGGACTTGAGTTTGGCAAGTTTAGCAGATGAGTTAGGACTTTCTTCTCACCAACTTTCAGAATTAATTAACCAGGAAATGGGCAAAAATTTCTCAGCATTCGTGAATGAATATAGGATACGGGAGGCCTGCGAATTACTTACCAAAAACAAAGATTCTTCTATCCTGGATATCGCATATGAGGTGGGATTTAGGAGCAAAACCTCCTTCCATAGGGCGTTTCAGAAAGAAGTTGGAGTTCCTCCATCCGAATATAGGGAGAAAAATCCTTAA